A region from the Drosophila ananassae strain 14024-0371.13 chromosome 2L, ASM1763931v2, whole genome shotgun sequence genome encodes:
- the LOC6505613 gene encoding vitellogenin-1 — MRLCFLVLGCVIAASAWPVNDISLRVHGLNGWYVPQVTGGLRWVTKSEGERELASYENQLEGRLSTNTVKFYLYTRTNPSVGQEIKATQASIDSSNFNPENPTRITIHGWNANYKDGVNTRIANAWFQFGDYNMIAVDWARGRSLEYASSVAGAPGAGKKIAALVDFLVENKSMNLGNLEVVGFSLGAHVAGFTAKNVASGKVGKVVGLDPASPLVSYSNTEKRLASGDAQYVEVIHTNGGTLGFTKTIGQADFYMNGGKSQPGCGFDITGSCSHTRAVMYYSEALLWNNFPSKRCETYQQANKNSCGDQFSTVQMGAFVNAFMAEGIFYVPVNKESPFGFGEKATETTSAPEITTTRSEEETTAAPGGQETTAAPGGEETTAAPGGEETTAAPGGEETTAAPGGEETTAAPEDDETTVVPGEETTDAGDDETTETPGENGDDSTTEEPEEVPTTSTIIPETPTVTTTTEEPTTTTIVPETPTVTTTTEEPTTTTIVPATPTVTTTTEEPTTTTIAPVTPTVTTTTEEPTTTPIPVEPPTVPTTTEEPTTITTISPPDDDKKPPSSSKNIFILNVFLVNVKVEK; from the exons ATGAGATTGTGCTTCCTAGTTTTGGGCTGCGTGATAGCTG CTAGTGCCTGGCCAGTCAATGACATTTCGCTGCGAGTCCATGGCCTCAATGGCTGGTATGTGCCCCAAGTGACTGGCGGTCTAAGATGGGTCACCAAGTCGGAAGGAGAGCGCGAGTTGGCTTCTTATGAGAACCAATTGGAAGGTCGTTTGTCGACCAACACTGTGAAATTCTACTTGTACACCCGGACAAACCCCTCCGTAGGGCAGGAGATTAAAGCCACTCAAGCCTCCATTGATTCTTCTAACTTCAACCCCGAGAATCCTACCAG GATCACCATTCATGGCTGGAACGCCAACTACAAGGATGGAGTTAACACCAGAATAGCCAACGCCTGGTTCCAGTTCGGAGACTACAACATGATTGCCGTGGACTGGGCCCGTGGCAGATCCTTGGAGTACGCCTCTTCAGTAGCCGGAGCTCCGGGAGCTGGCAAGAAAATTGCCGCCCTTGTAGACTTCCTTGTCGAAAACAAAAGCATGAACCTGGGCAACTTGGAGGTGGTGGGCTTCAGCCTAGGCGCCCATGTGGCTGGCTTCACGGCCAAGAATGTGGCAAGCGGAAAGGTCGGCAAGGTGGTGGGCTTGGATCCCGCCTCCCCGCTGGTCAGCTACTCGAACACCGAGAAACGTCTGGCCAGTGGTGATGCCCAGTACGTGGAGGTCATCCATACCAATGGCGGTACCTTGGGCTTTACCAAGACCATCGGACAAGCTGACTTCTACATGAACGGCGGCAAGTCCCAGCCTGGATGTGGCTTCGATATCACCGGCAGTTGCTCGCACACCCGAGCAGTTATGTACTATTCGGAGGCCCTTCTGTGGAACAACTTCCCCTCGAAGAGGTGCGAGACCTACCAGCAGGCCAACAAGAACTCTTGCGGAGATCAGTTCAGCACAGTTCAGATGGGAGCCTTTGTGAATGCCTTTATGGCCGAGGGCATCTTCTACGTTCCGGTAAATAAGGAATCGCCGTTTGGGTTCGGTGAGAAGGCCACTGAGACTACTTCTGCCCCGGAAATCACTACAACTCGAAGCGAAGAGGAAACTACTGCTGCTCCTGGAGGACAGGAAACCACTGCTGCTCCTGGAGGAGAGGAGACTACTGCTGCTCCAGGCGGTGAGGAAACTACTGCTGCTCCCGGAGGAGAGGAAACTACTGCTGCACCTGGTGGTGAGGAAACCACAGCTGCCCCAGAAGATGATGAGACAACTGTTGTCCCTGGAGAAGAGACCACCGATGCCGGAGATGATGAGACTACAGAGACTCCCGGAGAAAATGGCGATGACTCGACTACCGAAGAACCAGAAGAGGTCCCTACCACCTCAACCATCATTCCAGAGACTCCAACCGTCACTACCACCACTGAGGagcccaccaccaccaccatcgtACCAGAGACTCCAACTGTCACTACAACCACTGAGGagcccaccaccaccaccatcgtACCAGCGACTCCAACTGTCACCACAACCACTGAGGAGCCCACCACGACCACCATCGCTCCAGTGACTCCAACTGTCACCACAACCACTGAGGagcccaccaccacccccatcCCCGTGGAGCCTCCAACCGTCCCCACAACCACTGAGGAGCCCACCACCATTACGACCATCTCGCCGCCTGATGACGACAAAAAGCCACCTAGCAGttccaaaaacattttcattttgaacGTGTTTCTGGTCAACGTTAAAGTGGAGAAGTAA
- the LOC6505612 gene encoding phospholipase A1, whose product MMKLLLALAFCVLAANAVEIRENGENGWYVPQVDGSLEWMDREVAEAFLDASSRKEGRSVLNPVTFYLYTHSNRDNPQEIKATSASISGSHFNPNNPTRFTIHGWSSSKDEFINYGVRDAWFSHGDMNMIAVDWGRARSVDYASSVVAVPGVGEQVADLINFLRNSHGLNLDNTMIIGHSLGAHVSGYAGKNVKNGQVHTIIGLDPALPLFSYDSPNKRLSSTDAWYVESIQTNGGTLGFLKPIGKGAFYPNGGKSQPGCGVDLTGSCAHSRSVIYYAESVQQNNFPTMKCGDYEEAVSKACGSSYSSVHMGATTNAYMVAGDYYVPVRSEAPYGMGN is encoded by the exons ATGATGAAACTGCTTTTGGCCCTAGCCTTCTGTGTACTGGCGG CAAATGCCGTTGAGATCCGCGAGAATGGTGAGAACGGATGGTACGTTCCGCAGGTCGATGGAAGCCTGGAGTGGATGGACCGTGAGGTGGCCGAGGCCTTCCTGGACGCCAGCAGCCGCAAGGAGGGACGCAGCGTCCTCAACCCCGTGACCTTCTACCTGTACACCCACTCGAACCGTGACAACCCTCAGGAAATTAAGGCCACTTCCGCCTCTATTTCCGGCTCCCACTTCAATCCTAACAACCCCACCCGCTTCACCATTCACGGTTGGTCCTCCAGCAAGGACGAGTTCATCAACTACGGAGTCCGCGACGCCTGGTTCTCCCACGGAGACATGAACATGATCGCCGTCGACTGGGGACGCGCCCGTTCCGTCGATTACGCCTCCTCGGTGGTTGCCGTTCCCGGAGTGGGAGAGCAGGTCGCTGATCTGATCAACTTCCTGCGCAACAGCCACGGCCTCAACCTGGACAACACCATGATTATTGGCCACAGCCTGGGTGCCCATGTTTCGGGCTATGCCGGCAAGAACGTCAAGAACGGCCAGGTCCACACCATCATCGGCCTGGACCCCGCCCTGCCCCTCTTCAGCTACGACTCCCCCAACAAGCGCTTGAGCTCCACCGATGCCTGGTACGTGGAGTCCATCCAGACCAACGGAGGAACCCTTGGATTCCTGAAGCCCATTGGCAAGGGTGCTTTCTACCCCAACGGCGGCAAGAGCCAGCCCGGCTGCGGCGTCGATCTGACCGGATCCTGCGCCCACAGCCGTTCCGTCATCTACTATGCCGAGTCCGTTCAGCAGAACAACTTCCCTACCATGAAGTGCGGAGACTACGAGGAGGCCGTCTCCAAGGCCTGCGGCAGCTCCTACAGCTCCGTCCACATGGGCGCCACTACCAACGCCTACATGGTGGCCGGAGACTACTACGTTCCCGTCCGTAGCGAAGCTCCCTACGGAATGGGCAACTAA
- the LOC6505909 gene encoding tenascin, giving the protein MKLQRAWIFCHVVFISLVSLSLTEVIRDSKTCQEGFLEADPEDCGSYFQCLNEENLHLTCPEGTYFEDKNQVCVVDELKICPENAPRSCIEGLVEQDPDNCAGYLECVNGVIVKEKCPSGSYFNTVLSLCVMDENGVCANATSQCTDGAISADPDDCAGYLNCVSGRPESKKCPSGSYFEPVYKTCIIDSNGVCVQPPAICTEGEIKLDPNNCAGYLKCVDGEQIEELCPSGSYFDVKLLSCLVDTEGVCLIRSFKNLCAN; this is encoded by the exons atgaaacttCAGCGCGCTTGGATATTTTGCCATG TGGTTTTTATTTCCCTGGTATCCCTATCCTTGACGGAAGTCATCAGAGATTCTAAAACGTGCCAGGAGGGCTTCCTGGAAGCTGATCCCGAGGACTGTGGCAGCTATTTCCAGTGTTTGAATGAGGAAAATTTACACTTGACTTGTCCCGAAGGCACATATTTCGAGGATAAAAATCAAGTTTGTGTGGTGGATGAGCTGAAAATTTGTCCCGAAAATGCGCCAAGAAGTTGCATAGAGGGTCTGGTGGAGCAGGATCCGGATAACTGCGCCGGATACCTCGAGTGTGTGAATGGAGTGATTGTGAAAGAAAAGTGTCCCAGTGGCAGTTACTTTAATACCGTCCTATCGCTCTGTGTGATGGATGAAAATGGTGTTTGTGCCAATGCCACGAGTCAGTGTACCGATGGCGCAATATCCGCCGATCCCGACGACTGTGCCGGTTATTTGAATTGTGTGAGTGGTAGACCCGAGTCCAAAAAGTGCCCCAGTGGCAGCTACTTCGAACCCGTTTATAAGACCTGCATCATAGACAGCAATGGGGTCTGCGTGCAGCCGCCGGCCATCTGCACCGAGGGGGAAATAAAACTTGACCCCAATAACTGTGCAGGATACTTGAAGTGCGTGGATGGAGAACAAATTGAGGAGCTCTGTCCCAGTGGCTCCTACTTCGATGTGAAACTGCTATCTTGTTTGGTGGACACTGAGGGTGTCTGTCTCATAAGAAGTTTCAAAAACCTTTGTGCCAATTGA